From a region of the Orcinus orca chromosome 18, mOrcOrc1.1, whole genome shotgun sequence genome:
- the THSD1 gene encoding thrombospondin type-1 domain-containing protein 1 isoform X2, whose amino-acid sequence MKQMLKDFSNLLLVVLCDYVLGEAEYLLLGEPGHVALSNRTVSVDFQYLDGANGTLRNVSVLLLEANTNQTVTTKYLLTNQSQGTLEFECFYFKEAGDYRFTMTPEATDSSPPVPWWERSAFLKVEWPVFHVDLNRTSKAAEGTFQVGLFTSQPLCLFPVDKPGILVDVTFTNSLPEARMSQGQPLEIRASKRAELTQGQWVEFGCAPVGPEAYVTVVLKLLGGDSVITSTGPIDLAQKFGYALVMKPELTCESGVEVRVLPPPCIFVQGVIAVFREAPRRPGERTIRLAENSLTLGERRTVFNCTLFDVGRHKYCFDFGVSIRSQFSAKEKECMLIQRNIAFQPSSPSPFQPQTPVKSNNIVTVTGISLCLFIIVATVLITLWRKLGRAPKCSTPVHHNSLHAPGCRKNSDEENICELSEPRGSFSDAGDGPAGSPAGQGIPLTYRRSVPAPPDDETSGSESFQSNAQKIIPPLFSYRLAQQQLKEMKKKGLTETTKVYHVSQSPLTDTAIDAAVTAPPGGSESPEEAAAGKFRLKSPFLEQPPAVGAGDRPPSRLDHPLSPASCAVSPSQSLLRKSQMRSHPRGSHFRRTASFHEARQARPFRERSLSTLTPRQAPAYSSRSRTWDQAGERVRPPSRGAALFPEKRDHCPGAGGSSGPLSPFPKPHTLGQPSRKPDLGDRQAGFVAGGERTEPHRARRGPSPSHRNVSRKRPSSPAPRDSYQRVSPLSPSQCRKDKCQSFPAHPEFAYYDNTSFGLTEAEQGMLDLPGYFGSNEEDETTSTLSVEKLVI is encoded by the exons ATGAAACAAATGTTGAAAGACTTTTCAAATCTATTGTTGGTGGTGCTCTGTGACTACG TTCTTGGAGAAGCTGAATATCTCCTTCTGGGGGAACCGGGCCATGTAGCACTAAGCAACAGGACAGTGTCTGTGGATTTCCAGTATTTGGATGGCGCCAATGGGACGCTGAGGAATGTCTCTGTCCTGCTGTTGGAGGCCAACACCAATCAGACTGTTACCACCAAATACCTCCTGACCAACCAGTCCCAGGGGACCCTCGAGTTTGAGTGCTTCTACTTCAAGGAGGCCGGCGACTACCGGTTCACGATGACTCCGGAAGCCACAGACAGCAGCCCTCCGGTCCCCTGGTGGGAGAGGAGCGCCTTTCTGAAGGTGGAATGGCCTGTCTTTCATGTTGACCTGAACAGGACATCCAAGGCAGCTGAAGGCACCTTCCAGGTGGGCCTTTTTACCAGTCAGCCGCTGTGCCTGTTCCCCGTGGACAAGCCCGGCATCTTGGTGGATGTCACCTTCACCAACAGCCTTCCGGAGGCAAGGATGAGTCAGGGCCAGCCGCTGGAGATAAGGGCTAGCAAGAGGGCAGAACTCACTCAAGGCCAGTGGGTTGAGTTTGGCTGTGCACCTGTGGGGCCGGAAGCCTATGTCACCGTGGTGCTGAAGCTGCTCGGCGGGGACTCGGTCATTACGTCCACAGGCCCCATTGACCTGGCCCAGAAGTTTGGATATGCACTGGTGATGAAGCCAGAGCTCACCTGTGAGTCcggggtggaggtgagggtgcTGCCCCCGCCATGCATCTTTGTCCAAGGGGTGATCGCTGTCTTCAGGGAGGCCCCCAGACGCCCTGGGGAAAGGACCATCCGGTTGGCTGAAAACAGTCTGACCTTGGGAGAAAGGAGAACAGTATTCAACTGCACTTTGTTTGACGTGGGGAGGCATAAATACTGCTTTGACTTTGGCGTCTCAATCAGAAGCCAGTTTTCTGCAAAGGAGAAGGAGTGCATGCTAATTCAGAGAAATATAG ctttcCAGCCATCCAGTCCGTCTCCTTTCCAGCCCCAGACTCCCGTGAAGTCCAACAACATCGTGACGGTCACTGGGATATCCCTGTGCTTGTTCATCATCGTGGCCACTGTGCTCATCACGCTGTGGCGGAAGCTGGGCCGCGCCCCCAAGTGCAGCACCCCAGTCCACCACAACTCCCTGCACGCGCCCGGCTGCCGGAAGAACTCAGACGAGGAGAACATCTGCGAGCTGAGCGAGCCCCGTGGCAGCTTCTCAGATGCTGGCGACGGGCCGGCGGGGAGCCCCGCGGGCCAGGGCATCCCTCTGACCTACCGGCGGAGCGTGCCGGCGCCCCCCGATGACGAGACCTCGGGCAGCGAGAGCTTCCAGTCCAACGCCCAGAAGATCATCCCACCCCTGTTCAGCTACCGCCTGGCCCAGCAGCAGTTGAAGGAGATGAAGAAGAAAGGCCTGACGGAGACCACCAAGGTGTACCACGTGTCCCAGAGCCCCCTGACGGACACCGCCATCGACGCCGCCGTCACCGCACCCCCGGGAGGCTCCGAGAGCCCCGAAGAAGCCGCGGCCGGCAAGTTCCGCCTCAAATCCCCGTTCCTGGAGCAGCCGCCCGCGGTCGGCGCCGGGGACAGGCCCCCGTCCCGGCTGGACCACCCGCTCTCGCCGGCCAGCTGCGCCGTCAGCCCCAGCCAGAGCCTCCTCCGCAAGTCGCAGATGAGGAGCCACCCCCGGGGGTCCCATTTCCGGAGGACGGCAAGTTTCCACGAGGCCAGGCAGGCCCGACCGTTCCGGGAGCGGAGCCTGTCCACCCTGACCCCCCGGCAAGCCCCCGCCTACAGCTCCAGGAGCCGGACGTGGGACCAGGCGGGAGAGCGAGTCCGGCCCCCGAGTCGAGGCGCTGCCCTGTTTCCGGAGAAACGGGACCACTGTCCAGGGGCAGGTGGAAGCAGTGGCCCGTTAAGCCCTTTCCCTAAACCCCACACCCTGGGGCAGCCCTCGAGGAAACCAGACCTGGGGGATCGCCAGGCAGGGTTCGTGGCGGGAGGTGAGAGAACGGAGCCTCACCGGGCTCGGAGGGGACCGTCCCCCAGTCACAGGAATGTCTCAAGGAAGCGGCCTTCCTCCCCGGCCCCCAGAGATAGCTACCAGAGGGTCAGTCCTCTGAGCCCTTCTCAGTGTCGGAAGGACAAGTGTCAGAGCTTCCCCGCCCACCCGGAGTTCGCCTACTACGACAACACATCCTTCGGCCTCACTGAGGCGGAGCAGGGGATGCTGGACCTCCCGGGATATTTTGGGTCAAACGAAGAGGATGAAACCACGAGTACGCTGAGTGTGGAGAAGCTGGTCATCTAG
- the THSD1 gene encoding thrombospondin type-1 domain-containing protein 1 isoform X1 produces MKQMLKDFSNLLLVVLCDYVLGEAEYLLLGEPGHVALSNRTVSVDFQYLDGANGTLRNVSVLLLEANTNQTVTTKYLLTNQSQGTLEFECFYFKEAGDYRFTMTPEATDSSPPVPWWERSAFLKVEWPVFHVDLNRTSKAAEGTFQVGLFTSQPLCLFPVDKPGILVDVTFTNSLPEARMSQGQPLEIRASKRAELTQGQWVEFGCAPVGPEAYVTVVLKLLGGDSVITSTGPIDLAQKFGYALVMKPELTCESGVEVRVLPPPCIFVQGVIAVFREAPRRPGERTIRLAENSLTLGERRTVFNCTLFDVGRHKYCFDFGVSIRSQFSAKEKECMLIQRNIETWGLWQPWSQCSATCGDGVRERRRLCLPSSPSRPGCPGMSSESSPCSLEDCTAFQPSSPSPFQPQTPVKSNNIVTVTGISLCLFIIVATVLITLWRKLGRAPKCSTPVHHNSLHAPGCRKNSDEENICELSEPRGSFSDAGDGPAGSPAGQGIPLTYRRSVPAPPDDETSGSESFQSNAQKIIPPLFSYRLAQQQLKEMKKKGLTETTKVYHVSQSPLTDTAIDAAVTAPPGGSESPEEAAAGKFRLKSPFLEQPPAVGAGDRPPSRLDHPLSPASCAVSPSQSLLRKSQMRSHPRGSHFRRTASFHEARQARPFRERSLSTLTPRQAPAYSSRSRTWDQAGERVRPPSRGAALFPEKRDHCPGAGGSSGPLSPFPKPHTLGQPSRKPDLGDRQAGFVAGGERTEPHRARRGPSPSHRNVSRKRPSSPAPRDSYQRVSPLSPSQCRKDKCQSFPAHPEFAYYDNTSFGLTEAEQGMLDLPGYFGSNEEDETTSTLSVEKLVI; encoded by the exons ATGAAACAAATGTTGAAAGACTTTTCAAATCTATTGTTGGTGGTGCTCTGTGACTACG TTCTTGGAGAAGCTGAATATCTCCTTCTGGGGGAACCGGGCCATGTAGCACTAAGCAACAGGACAGTGTCTGTGGATTTCCAGTATTTGGATGGCGCCAATGGGACGCTGAGGAATGTCTCTGTCCTGCTGTTGGAGGCCAACACCAATCAGACTGTTACCACCAAATACCTCCTGACCAACCAGTCCCAGGGGACCCTCGAGTTTGAGTGCTTCTACTTCAAGGAGGCCGGCGACTACCGGTTCACGATGACTCCGGAAGCCACAGACAGCAGCCCTCCGGTCCCCTGGTGGGAGAGGAGCGCCTTTCTGAAGGTGGAATGGCCTGTCTTTCATGTTGACCTGAACAGGACATCCAAGGCAGCTGAAGGCACCTTCCAGGTGGGCCTTTTTACCAGTCAGCCGCTGTGCCTGTTCCCCGTGGACAAGCCCGGCATCTTGGTGGATGTCACCTTCACCAACAGCCTTCCGGAGGCAAGGATGAGTCAGGGCCAGCCGCTGGAGATAAGGGCTAGCAAGAGGGCAGAACTCACTCAAGGCCAGTGGGTTGAGTTTGGCTGTGCACCTGTGGGGCCGGAAGCCTATGTCACCGTGGTGCTGAAGCTGCTCGGCGGGGACTCGGTCATTACGTCCACAGGCCCCATTGACCTGGCCCAGAAGTTTGGATATGCACTGGTGATGAAGCCAGAGCTCACCTGTGAGTCcggggtggaggtgagggtgcTGCCCCCGCCATGCATCTTTGTCCAAGGGGTGATCGCTGTCTTCAGGGAGGCCCCCAGACGCCCTGGGGAAAGGACCATCCGGTTGGCTGAAAACAGTCTGACCTTGGGAGAAAGGAGAACAGTATTCAACTGCACTTTGTTTGACGTGGGGAGGCATAAATACTGCTTTGACTTTGGCGTCTCAATCAGAAGCCAGTTTTCTGCAAAGGAGAAGGAGTGCATGCTAATTCAGAGAAATATAG AAACTTGGGGACTGTGGCAGCCGTGGAGCCAGTGTAGTGCCACGTGTGGGGACGGTGTCAGAGAGCGTCGCCGCCTgtgcctgccctcctccccctcccgaCCTGGCTGCCCTGGAATGTCCTCGGAGAGCTCCCCATGTTCCCTGGAGGACTGTACGG ctttcCAGCCATCCAGTCCGTCTCCTTTCCAGCCCCAGACTCCCGTGAAGTCCAACAACATCGTGACGGTCACTGGGATATCCCTGTGCTTGTTCATCATCGTGGCCACTGTGCTCATCACGCTGTGGCGGAAGCTGGGCCGCGCCCCCAAGTGCAGCACCCCAGTCCACCACAACTCCCTGCACGCGCCCGGCTGCCGGAAGAACTCAGACGAGGAGAACATCTGCGAGCTGAGCGAGCCCCGTGGCAGCTTCTCAGATGCTGGCGACGGGCCGGCGGGGAGCCCCGCGGGCCAGGGCATCCCTCTGACCTACCGGCGGAGCGTGCCGGCGCCCCCCGATGACGAGACCTCGGGCAGCGAGAGCTTCCAGTCCAACGCCCAGAAGATCATCCCACCCCTGTTCAGCTACCGCCTGGCCCAGCAGCAGTTGAAGGAGATGAAGAAGAAAGGCCTGACGGAGACCACCAAGGTGTACCACGTGTCCCAGAGCCCCCTGACGGACACCGCCATCGACGCCGCCGTCACCGCACCCCCGGGAGGCTCCGAGAGCCCCGAAGAAGCCGCGGCCGGCAAGTTCCGCCTCAAATCCCCGTTCCTGGAGCAGCCGCCCGCGGTCGGCGCCGGGGACAGGCCCCCGTCCCGGCTGGACCACCCGCTCTCGCCGGCCAGCTGCGCCGTCAGCCCCAGCCAGAGCCTCCTCCGCAAGTCGCAGATGAGGAGCCACCCCCGGGGGTCCCATTTCCGGAGGACGGCAAGTTTCCACGAGGCCAGGCAGGCCCGACCGTTCCGGGAGCGGAGCCTGTCCACCCTGACCCCCCGGCAAGCCCCCGCCTACAGCTCCAGGAGCCGGACGTGGGACCAGGCGGGAGAGCGAGTCCGGCCCCCGAGTCGAGGCGCTGCCCTGTTTCCGGAGAAACGGGACCACTGTCCAGGGGCAGGTGGAAGCAGTGGCCCGTTAAGCCCTTTCCCTAAACCCCACACCCTGGGGCAGCCCTCGAGGAAACCAGACCTGGGGGATCGCCAGGCAGGGTTCGTGGCGGGAGGTGAGAGAACGGAGCCTCACCGGGCTCGGAGGGGACCGTCCCCCAGTCACAGGAATGTCTCAAGGAAGCGGCCTTCCTCCCCGGCCCCCAGAGATAGCTACCAGAGGGTCAGTCCTCTGAGCCCTTCTCAGTGTCGGAAGGACAAGTGTCAGAGCTTCCCCGCCCACCCGGAGTTCGCCTACTACGACAACACATCCTTCGGCCTCACTGAGGCGGAGCAGGGGATGCTGGACCTCCCGGGATATTTTGGGTCAAACGAAGAGGATGAAACCACGAGTACGCTGAGTGTGGAGAAGCTGGTCATCTAG